From the genome of Clostridium sp. BNL1100, one region includes:
- the trmL gene encoding tRNA (uridine(34)/cytosine(34)/5-carboxymethylaminomethyluridine(34)-2'-O)-methyltransferase TrmL, with protein sequence MALNIVLVEPEIPQNTGNIVRTCAATGTVLHLVGPLGFSIEDKYLKRAGLDYWDEADVRYYNSLDEFFEKFPGKTFYYSTTKAVNNYCDVQFDDDSFILFGKETAGLPEELLRENKEYCIRIPMKNSIRSLNLSNSVAIVLYEALRQQNFKEMKLEGHMVKYEW encoded by the coding sequence ATGGCACTTAATATAGTACTGGTGGAGCCCGAAATTCCGCAGAATACCGGAAATATAGTGAGAACCTGTGCAGCAACGGGAACTGTGCTGCATCTTGTGGGGCCTCTTGGATTTTCCATAGAGGATAAATACCTGAAAAGAGCCGGACTTGACTACTGGGACGAGGCGGATGTGAGGTATTATAACAGCCTTGACGAGTTTTTTGAAAAGTTCCCGGGAAAAACCTTCTATTATTCAACCACTAAAGCAGTAAATAACTACTGTGACGTACAGTTTGATGACGATAGTTTTATTCTGTTCGGAAAGGAAACAGCAGGCCTTCCCGAGGAACTGTTGAGAGAGAATAAGGAGTATTGCATAAGAATACCTATGAAAAACAGCATCAGGTCTCTTAATCTTTCAAATTCTGTTGCAATCGTTTTATATGAGGCACTAAGACAGCAGAATTTCAAAGAAATGAAGCTTGAGGGACATATGGTAAAATACGAGTGGTAA
- the spoIIAA gene encoding anti-sigma F factor antagonist, translating into MDVKLSKKGTTLVVRIMEDMDHHSAQYLRQKIDSEITKATIKNIVFDFTNVNFMDSSGIGVVVGRYKNVCKLNGKAAIVNANPKILQIFEMSGVLKIIPVYNSLDTAISSMCG; encoded by the coding sequence TTGGATGTTAAACTTTCAAAAAAAGGGACAACCCTTGTTGTAAGAATAATGGAAGATATGGACCATCATTCTGCACAGTATCTCAGACAAAAGATAGACAGTGAGATTACCAAGGCAACTATAAAAAATATTGTATTTGATTTTACCAATGTAAACTTCATGGACAGCTCTGGTATAGGTGTTGTTGTAGGTAGGTACAAAAATGTATGCAAGTTGAACGGTAAGGCAGCTATAGTAAATGCAAATCCAAAAATATTGCAAATATTTGAGATGTCCGGCGTATTAAAGATTATTCCTGTGTACAACAGTTTGGATACAGCTATTTCAAGCATGTGCGGTTAA
- the fabV gene encoding enoyl-ACP reductase FabV, producing the protein MIVTPKFRGFICTTSHPAGCEYSVRQQVEYVKNQKKVNGAKKVLVIGASTGYGLASRITAAFGCGAATIGIFFERPSSKNKTASAGWYNSAAFEKIAQEEGLYAKSINGDAFSNEIKQKTIDLIKKDLGKIDMVVYSLASPRRTHPVTGEVFNSVIKPIGSTYTSKTVDFHTQLVSEITIEPANEDEIRQTIAVMGGEDWAMWMDALKNADVLEKNAITLAYSYVGPEMTHSVYREGTIGKAKDDLEATVAKINENLKGIGGKAYVSINKAVVTQASAAIPVISLYISALFKVMKEKNIHEGCIEQMYRMFSDRLYSGDLKLDSKGRICMDDLEMLPEVQAAVTKLWNEANNDNVKDITDIEGYRKEFFRLFGFEFEGVDYSADVDIEASIEAID; encoded by the coding sequence ATGATAGTTACACCTAAATTCCGTGGATTCATTTGTACAACATCTCACCCTGCCGGCTGTGAATATAGTGTCAGGCAACAGGTTGAGTATGTTAAAAATCAGAAAAAGGTAAATGGTGCTAAAAAAGTACTGGTTATTGGAGCTTCGACAGGCTATGGATTGGCATCCAGAATAACTGCTGCCTTTGGGTGCGGAGCAGCCACAATCGGTATATTCTTTGAAAGGCCTTCATCCAAAAATAAAACAGCCTCTGCAGGATGGTACAATTCAGCTGCTTTTGAAAAAATAGCGCAAGAAGAAGGCCTGTATGCAAAAAGTATAAACGGTGATGCCTTTTCAAATGAAATAAAGCAGAAAACTATAGATTTGATAAAAAAAGACCTTGGTAAGATAGACATGGTAGTTTACAGTTTGGCTTCTCCAAGAAGGACACATCCTGTAACCGGTGAGGTATTCAATTCGGTTATAAAGCCGATTGGATCAACTTATACATCGAAAACGGTAGACTTTCATACACAACTTGTTTCTGAAATAACTATTGAGCCTGCTAACGAAGATGAAATAAGACAAACTATTGCAGTAATGGGTGGAGAGGACTGGGCAATGTGGATGGATGCACTGAAAAATGCTGATGTTCTTGAGAAAAATGCAATTACACTTGCATATTCCTACGTAGGCCCTGAAATGACTCATTCTGTTTACAGAGAGGGAACTATCGGAAAAGCCAAGGATGACCTTGAGGCTACTGTGGCAAAAATTAACGAGAATCTTAAGGGTATCGGCGGAAAAGCTTATGTTTCCATTAATAAGGCGGTTGTAACTCAAGCTAGCGCAGCCATACCTGTTATATCTCTTTATATTAGTGCATTATTTAAAGTAATGAAAGAAAAAAATATTCATGAGGGCTGTATTGAACAAATGTACAGAATGTTCAGTGACAGGCTCTATTCAGGGGACTTGAAACTAGACAGCAAGGGCAGAATCTGTATGGATGATTTGGAAATGCTTCCAGAGGTTCAGGCTGCGGTAACAAAACTCTGGAATGAAGCTAATAACGATAATGTAAAAGACATTACTGATATTGAAGGCTACAGAAAAGAGTTTTTCAGACTTTTCGGCTTTGAGTTTGAAGGTGTTGACTATAGCGCCGATGTTGACATAGAAGCAAGTATTGAAGCCATAGATTAA
- the gap gene encoding type I glyceraldehyde-3-phosphate dehydrogenase: protein MAVKMGINGFGRIGRLVFRAAINNPNVEVKGINDPFIDLEYMKYMLTYDTVHGKFEGTVDVKDGKLVVNGKEIAVFAEKDPTVIAWGACGADYVVESTGVFTTTEKASAHIKGGAKKVVISAPSADAPMFVMGVNNDKYTKDMTVVSNASCTTNCLAPLAKVINDNFGIVEGLMTTVHAATNTQKTVDAPSMKDWRGGRSILGNIIPSSTGAAKAVGKVIPELNGKLTGMAFRVPTADVSVVDLTVRLEKSATYEEIKAAVKTASETNLKGILGYTEDAVVSTDFIHDARTSIFDAEAGIALNGNFVKLVSWYDNEWGYSNKVVNLIEHMATVDAK from the coding sequence ATGGCAGTAAAAATGGGTATTAATGGTTTTGGACGTATTGGACGTCTTGTTTTCAGGGCTGCAATAAACAACCCTAATGTAGAAGTAAAGGGAATCAATGATCCATTCATCGATCTCGAGTACATGAAATATATGCTTACTTACGACACAGTTCATGGTAAATTCGAAGGAACTGTAGATGTAAAAGATGGCAAATTAGTTGTTAACGGAAAAGAAATCGCAGTATTTGCTGAAAAAGATCCTACAGTTATAGCTTGGGGCGCTTGTGGTGCTGATTATGTTGTTGAATCAACAGGTGTATTCACTACTACTGAAAAGGCTTCAGCTCACATCAAGGGTGGAGCAAAGAAAGTTGTTATCAGTGCTCCTTCAGCTGACGCTCCAATGTTCGTAATGGGCGTTAACAATGACAAGTACACTAAGGACATGACAGTTGTATCAAACGCTTCATGTACTACTAACTGCTTGGCTCCTTTAGCAAAGGTTATCAACGACAACTTCGGTATAGTAGAAGGTCTTATGACTACAGTTCATGCTGCTACTAACACTCAGAAGACTGTTGACGCTCCTTCAATGAAAGACTGGAGAGGCGGAAGATCAATCCTCGGAAACATCATTCCTTCATCAACTGGTGCTGCAAAAGCAGTTGGAAAGGTTATTCCAGAATTGAACGGAAAATTAACTGGTATGGCTTTCAGAGTTCCTACAGCTGACGTTTCAGTTGTTGACCTCACAGTTCGTCTTGAAAAATCAGCTACTTATGAAGAAATCAAAGCAGCTGTTAAGACTGCTTCAGAAACTAACCTCAAGGGTATCCTCGGATACACTGAAGATGCAGTTGTTTCAACTGACTTCATCCACGATGCACGTACTTCAATATTCGATGCTGAAGCTGGTATCGCATTGAACGGAAACTTCGTTAAGTTAGTATCATGGTATGACAATGAATGGGGTTATTCAAACAAAGTTGTTAACCTTATTGAGCATATGGCTACTGTTGATGCTAAATAA
- a CDS encoding UDP-glucose--hexose-1-phosphate uridylyltransferase — MINPAYEIERLLQFGERHGMIDKLDKIIARNKLLDLLKLKEPFYGKIPDEYMKYPWEILERIVDYAGESGLFDKDIYVCRELFDTAIMGTMMPRESEIIRNFTDLAEKQSMKAATDYFYDLCLASNYIRTSQIAKNIKWVNESKYGKLEITINLTKPEKDPKTIAMERLQPQSNYPECMLCIENIGYAGRINFPPRLTHRLIPVTLCGEQWYLQYSPYVYYNEHCIVLSETHEPMFISKMTFQLLLEFVRQFPHYICGSNADLPIVGGSILSHNHFQGGNYLFPMQKAPITAKYKSDKFKNVDIGLVKWPLSVIRLSCERIDELVEFSDYVLTCWKGYSDESVEVLACTDTEEGRVPHNTITPIARINESGRYGLDLVLRNNRTTEEHPDGIFHPHKEIHHIKKENIGLIEVMGLAILPGRLENEIIKIKEILVGNSDTDSIYDSDNILFKHKNWIEQLISKYGMSMSEDDADRALKNETGKKFEICLEHAGVFKQDEKGHEAFSRFLKSMELELNI; from the coding sequence TTGATTAATCCTGCTTATGAGATTGAGCGACTTCTTCAATTTGGTGAAAGACATGGAATGATAGATAAATTAGATAAAATTATTGCCAGAAATAAGCTTCTGGATTTACTAAAACTCAAAGAGCCATTTTACGGTAAAATACCGGATGAATATATGAAATATCCCTGGGAAATACTTGAAAGAATCGTGGATTATGCCGGTGAGTCAGGACTCTTTGACAAAGACATCTACGTCTGCCGTGAACTTTTTGATACCGCAATAATGGGGACAATGATGCCCAGAGAGTCTGAAATAATAAGAAATTTTACGGATTTGGCTGAAAAACAGTCTATGAAAGCTGCAACAGACTATTTTTATGATTTGTGCCTTGCATCAAATTATATAAGAACATCTCAGATAGCAAAGAACATTAAATGGGTTAACGAATCAAAATACGGAAAGCTGGAAATTACCATTAATCTGACCAAGCCGGAAAAGGACCCCAAAACCATTGCCATGGAAAGACTTCAGCCCCAAAGCAATTATCCTGAATGCATGCTATGCATAGAAAACATAGGATATGCAGGGAGGATTAATTTTCCTCCAAGACTGACTCATAGGCTTATACCGGTGACCCTTTGCGGGGAACAATGGTATTTGCAATACTCTCCATATGTCTATTACAATGAGCATTGCATAGTTTTAAGTGAAACACATGAGCCTATGTTTATTTCAAAAATGACCTTCCAATTGCTGTTGGAATTTGTTAGACAGTTCCCTCATTACATTTGTGGCTCAAATGCAGACCTGCCAATTGTTGGAGGCTCTATATTAAGCCATAACCATTTTCAGGGCGGAAATTACCTGTTTCCAATGCAAAAGGCACCTATAACTGCAAAATATAAATCAGATAAATTCAAAAATGTAGACATTGGTTTGGTAAAATGGCCCCTGTCGGTTATCCGTTTATCCTGTGAGAGAATAGATGAATTAGTTGAGTTTTCTGATTATGTTCTGACCTGTTGGAAAGGCTATAGTGACGAAAGCGTGGAAGTTTTAGCATGTACGGACACTGAGGAGGGCAGGGTTCCTCATAATACAATAACTCCTATTGCAAGAATAAATGAATCGGGTAGATATGGGCTCGATTTAGTATTGAGGAACAATAGAACTACAGAGGAACATCCCGATGGTATTTTTCATCCTCATAAGGAAATCCATCATATAAAGAAGGAGAATATCGGATTAATTGAGGTAATGGGTTTGGCAATACTGCCGGGTAGACTAGAAAATGAAATCATTAAGATAAAAGAAATTCTGGTGGGTAATTCGGATACAGACAGTATTTATGATAGTGACAATATCCTTTTCAAACACAAAAACTGGATTGAGCAGCTTATTTCAAAGTACGGGATGTCTATGTCCGAGGATGACGCAGACCGGGCGCTTAAGAATGAAACAGGTAAAAAATTTGAAATTTGTCTGGAGCATGCAGGAGTGTTTAAACAGGATGAAAAGGGACATGAAGCCTTTAGCAGATTTTTGAAATCAATGGAATTGGAGCTTAATATATGA
- a CDS encoding M20/M25/M40 family metallo-hydrolase has translation MVNRTRLVDEFFELVKIDSLSGKERQMCDILKRKLENMGYMPVEDNAGEKIGGNSGNIICTVKGNKNVPAILLGAHMDTVVPGIGKKAIVDGDIIKTDGTTILGGDDASGIAIILETMKILKEENIPHGDIQIVFTVAEEIGLLGAKNLDYSKIHAKYGFILDSDGRIGCAAVKAPSHHKINVVIKGKAAHAGMEPENGISAFTIMAHAMANMKLGRIDEETTANIGVIHGGTATNIVCDRVEIEGEARSRQQDKLQAQTDHMKDCFVQAAEKFGGQVEFDYEVEYLAYNLPMNSGIISIMKSAAEDCGIEFETVVTGGGSDTNIFNSKGIEAVDLSVGMTNVHSVKEQISIKDMIDAATYLTAIIQNVK, from the coding sequence ATGGTTAATAGAACCAGACTTGTTGATGAATTTTTCGAATTGGTAAAGATAGATAGCTTATCGGGAAAAGAAAGACAAATGTGCGATATACTGAAGCGAAAGCTCGAAAATATGGGATATATGCCTGTAGAGGACAATGCAGGAGAGAAAATTGGTGGAAACAGCGGAAATATAATATGCACCGTTAAAGGAAACAAGAATGTACCTGCTATTTTGCTTGGGGCACATATGGACACTGTAGTTCCCGGAATTGGGAAAAAAGCCATTGTGGACGGAGATATAATCAAAACCGATGGAACAACAATTCTGGGTGGTGATGATGCTTCCGGGATAGCAATTATACTCGAGACAATGAAGATTCTCAAAGAGGAAAACATTCCTCACGGTGATATACAGATAGTATTCACAGTAGCTGAAGAAATCGGATTACTTGGTGCAAAAAACCTGGACTACAGCAAAATACACGCAAAATACGGATTCATTCTGGACAGCGACGGAAGGATAGGCTGTGCGGCAGTAAAAGCTCCTTCACACCACAAGATAAATGTGGTAATAAAAGGTAAAGCTGCTCATGCCGGTATGGAGCCGGAAAACGGAATAAGCGCATTTACAATTATGGCTCACGCTATGGCAAACATGAAACTTGGAAGAATTGATGAGGAAACAACGGCAAACATTGGTGTAATTCACGGCGGAACAGCTACAAACATTGTATGCGACAGAGTTGAGATTGAAGGTGAAGCCAGAAGCAGACAGCAGGATAAGCTGCAGGCGCAGACAGATCATATGAAAGACTGTTTTGTACAGGCTGCAGAAAAATTCGGCGGACAGGTTGAATTTGACTATGAAGTGGAATATCTTGCTTACAATTTACCGATGAATTCTGGAATTATAAGTATAATGAAGTCAGCAGCGGAAGACTGCGGTATTGAATTTGAGACAGTAGTTACCGGAGGCGGTAGTGACACAAACATTTTTAATTCAAAAGGAATTGAAGCAGTTGATTTGAGCGTTGGTATGACCAATGTACACAGTGTTAAAGAACAGATATCAATAAAGGATATGATAGATGCCGCTACTTATCTTACTGCAATTATACAAAACGTCAAATAA
- the sigF gene encoding RNA polymerase sporulation sigma factor SigF: MKETSDDAVLTLIIKAKAGDKQAQSVLVEKNVGLVWSIVKRFQNRGYEVDDLFQIGSIGLIKAINKFDTSYDVKFSTYAVPMIIGEIKRFIRDDGIIKVSRSLKEVSSKARITKEIMSKELGREPTINEIAQRMNISPEELVMAIEAGCTPESLYSTIGDGDNSPILLIDRIDAADNNSCEVDLIDKIAIRQILDTLDTRERQIIILRYFKEKTQVQIAKLLGISQVQVSRIEKKILRDIKSKMIANNN; this comes from the coding sequence ATGAAGGAAACATCAGATGATGCTGTTTTAACTCTTATAATAAAGGCCAAGGCTGGCGACAAACAAGCCCAATCCGTTCTGGTTGAAAAGAATGTAGGCCTTGTATGGAGCATTGTAAAGAGATTTCAGAACAGAGGATATGAAGTTGACGATTTATTTCAAATAGGAAGCATTGGGTTAATCAAAGCAATAAACAAGTTTGATACATCTTATGATGTCAAATTCTCTACATATGCTGTTCCTATGATAATTGGTGAAATAAAAAGATTTATCAGAGATGACGGAATAATAAAAGTAAGCAGATCTCTCAAGGAGGTTTCCTCAAAAGCACGTATAACCAAGGAGATAATGAGTAAGGAACTTGGTAGGGAGCCTACAATTAATGAAATTGCTCAGCGTATGAATATTTCACCTGAAGAACTTGTCATGGCTATTGAAGCAGGATGTACTCCTGAATCCCTGTACAGTACTATAGGCGATGGAGACAATTCGCCCATACTGCTTATAGACAGGATAGATGCAGCAGACAATAACAGCTGTGAAGTCGATCTTATTGACAAAATTGCAATACGACAAATACTGGATACACTGGATACAAGAGAGAGACAGATAATCATATTAAGATATTTCAAGGAAAAGACCCAGGTTCAGATAGCAAAACTGCTAGGGATTTCTCAGGTACAAGTTTCCAGAATCGAAAAGAAGATACTTAGGGATATTAAATCTAAAATGATTGCAAACAATAATTAA
- the spoVAC gene encoding stage V sporulation protein AC, with translation MKKSFTKDQYSKYVEEVSPKSKLFTNVLKAFLVGGIICDIGQLFINLLKNRGLDNDAVSAITSIIMIFQAALLTGLNVYDEIGKFAGAGSIVPITGFANSVVSPAMEFKSEGYVLGMGAKMFIVAGPVIVYGICSSIIAGIIHYLIT, from the coding sequence ATGAAAAAGAGTTTTACCAAGGATCAATACTCAAAATACGTTGAAGAAGTCTCGCCGAAATCTAAACTTTTTACAAATGTTTTAAAGGCTTTTCTGGTTGGAGGTATTATATGTGATATTGGACAGCTATTTATTAATTTGCTTAAAAATAGAGGCTTGGACAATGATGCTGTATCCGCCATAACCAGTATTATAATGATTTTTCAGGCAGCGCTTTTAACGGGACTTAACGTTTATGACGAAATAGGCAAGTTTGCGGGAGCAGGATCGATAGTACCAATTACGGGATTTGCAAACTCTGTAGTATCTCCTGCTATGGAATTTAAGTCCGAAGGATACGTCCTTGGAATGGGTGCAAAAATGTTTATTGTTGCAGGACCTGTAATAGTATATGGAATTTGTTCATCAATAATTGCAGGTATTATACACTACCTTATTACTTAA
- the spoIIAB gene encoding anti-sigma F factor, with translation MQLVNEMKLEFMSKSNNESFGRVVAAAFASQLDPTVEELADIKTAVSEAVTNAIIHGYEDSSGTVEMICRLYDEGIQIIISDKGKGIEDIELARQPLYTSKPDMERSGMGFTVMESFMDSVEIVSEPNMGTTVTMFKKLKS, from the coding sequence ATGCAACTGGTTAATGAGATGAAGCTTGAATTTATGAGTAAATCCAATAATGAATCCTTCGGAAGAGTTGTTGCTGCGGCATTTGCGTCTCAGCTTGACCCTACTGTAGAGGAATTGGCGGATATAAAAACGGCTGTTTCCGAGGCTGTGACAAATGCCATAATACATGGATATGAAGATTCTTCAGGAACAGTAGAAATGATTTGCAGACTATATGACGAAGGTATTCAGATAATCATATCAGATAAAGGAAAAGGAATAGAAGACATTGAGCTGGCACGCCAGCCTCTTTACACTTCAAAGCCGGACATGGAACGCTCAGGAATGGGTTTTACTGTTATGGAGAGTTTTATGGACAGCGTCGAAATAGTTTCTGAACCCAATATGGGTACAACTGTCACAATGTTTAAAAAATTAAAATCTTAA
- a CDS encoding DUF2156 domain-containing protein has protein sequence MLQTTLIDKEISINDKECFDKYFETADVLASEMSFTNFFMWKDHYKIRFGIINDFLCIMSVRDDLKPFCFFPVGDYKKGEELKKTIYLIKEYFASEGWNLIFSRVTKQQREILDEIGIEYNSTEDRDNADYVYTVKSLSTLAGKKLDGKRNHINRFKKLYSHEYEEITLANIQDCKNIVEKWYHQRSDDESLSHERIANHELLDNYGILRLKGGLIRVNGEAQAFTVGEQLNKNTAVIHVEKANAEIHGVYTMINQQFINNQWLHMEYVNREQDMGIAGLRKAKLSYNPDHLIEKYTIEVC, from the coding sequence ATGTTGCAAACTACTTTAATAGATAAGGAAATATCTATTAACGACAAGGAGTGTTTCGATAAATATTTTGAAACAGCCGATGTCCTTGCATCTGAAATGAGTTTTACAAACTTTTTCATGTGGAAGGACCACTATAAAATAAGATTCGGAATAATAAATGATTTTTTATGCATAATGTCAGTAAGGGATGATTTAAAACCTTTTTGCTTTTTTCCTGTAGGAGATTACAAAAAAGGTGAAGAATTAAAAAAGACTATATACTTAATAAAGGAGTATTTTGCTTCAGAGGGATGGAATTTAATATTCTCAAGAGTAACCAAACAGCAGAGGGAAATTCTTGACGAAATTGGAATCGAGTATAACTCTACAGAAGATAGAGACAATGCTGATTATGTGTATACTGTGAAAAGTTTGTCAACATTGGCTGGAAAGAAGCTTGACGGCAAGAGAAACCATATTAACAGGTTCAAGAAACTTTACAGCCATGAGTATGAAGAAATAACACTGGCAAATATACAGGATTGCAAGAATATAGTAGAAAAATGGTATCATCAGAGATCAGATGATGAAAGCCTTTCTCATGAAAGAATCGCAAACCATGAACTCCTTGACAACTACGGAATACTTCGCTTAAAAGGCGGATTAATCAGGGTTAACGGTGAAGCACAGGCTTTTACGGTTGGAGAACAACTTAATAAAAATACCGCAGTAATTCATGTTGAAAAGGCAAACGCTGAAATTCACGGTGTTTACACAATGATAAATCAGCAGTTTATAAACAATCAATGGCTCCATATGGAGTATGTAAATAGAGAACAGGACATGGGAATTGCAGGGTTAAGAAAGGCCAAATTATCCTATAATCCTGATCACTTGATTGAAAAATACACAATAGAAGTTTGTTAA
- a CDS encoding chemotaxis protein CheX translates to MNIEYINPFIEASQTVLKQVVNVDARLGKVFLKNSPYQGESILIIVGITGKIRGQAIFTMSKDVAFKIASAMMMGMPVDELNEISKSALSELTNMILGNTATLLYNKGIGIEITPPSLLLGENLQISQSKMKTICIPLYLSDNEILEIDISVQD, encoded by the coding sequence ATGAACATAGAGTATATAAACCCATTTATTGAAGCAAGCCAGACAGTTCTTAAACAAGTTGTGAACGTTGATGCTAGGTTGGGAAAAGTGTTTTTGAAAAATTCTCCTTATCAGGGAGAGTCGATACTTATAATTGTAGGAATTACCGGTAAAATTCGTGGACAAGCTATTTTTACAATGTCCAAGGACGTAGCCTTTAAAATAGCTTCAGCTATGATGATGGGTATGCCTGTTGACGAATTAAATGAAATATCAAAAAGTGCACTGTCCGAGCTTACAAATATGATATTGGGGAATACAGCCACTTTACTTTATAATAAAGGAATAGGTATAGAAATCACCCCTCCTTCATTGCTACTTGGTGAGAATTTGCAGATTTCACAGTCTAAAATGAAGACAATATGTATACCTTTATATCTGTCGGATAATGAGATTCTTGAGATTGATATATCCGTTCAGGATTGA
- the spoVAE gene encoding stage V sporulation protein AE yields the protein MTYLSAFIVGGIICAIGQILIDKTKLTSARILVVYVVAGVVLASLGIYQKIVDIGGAGATIPLTGFGYNLAKGVFRDVDETGLLGAFTGGFKAGAAGLAAAVFFGFMMAAIFKPKAKK from the coding sequence ATGACTTACTTGAGTGCTTTTATAGTCGGTGGAATAATTTGTGCCATTGGTCAAATATTGATAGACAAAACGAAATTAACATCTGCACGTATATTGGTAGTTTATGTAGTGGCCGGGGTAGTACTGGCATCCTTGGGAATATATCAGAAAATAGTTGATATAGGAGGAGCAGGTGCCACTATTCCCCTTACCGGATTTGGCTATAATCTGGCAAAAGGTGTGTTCAGGGATGTGGATGAAACGGGATTGCTGGGAGCATTTACTGGAGGATTCAAAGCAGGTGCTGCGGGGCTTGCTGCAGCTGTATTTTTTGGGTTTATGATGGCTGCGATATTTAAACCGAAAGCAAAAAAATAA
- the spoVAD gene encoding stage V sporulation protein AD: MAEKHIGKQTVFLKNPPSIKATASFVGPKEGKGPLKNDFDYIIPDELWGEDSWEKAESKLVREAFAKVLQKAKLPNDQIDYVLAGDLLNQCIAANYGLRETEVPFFGLYGACSTMAESMSIGSLLVEGGFAENIVCMTSSHFCSAEKQFRFPLELGSQRTPTAQWTVTGSGAVVLSSSGAGPYIKHITTGKIIDLGITDANNMGAAMAPAAADTIFAHFKDTGLQPDYYDLIVTGDLGKVGKQICQEMLKSNGLDIESRFNDCGVMIFDAETQDTHSGGSGCACSATVLAGHIYKQLTQGNLKRVLFIATGALMSPISSQQKESIPGIAHAVAIHRTLN; the protein is encoded by the coding sequence ATGGCAGAAAAGCATATCGGAAAGCAGACTGTATTTTTAAAAAATCCACCTTCCATTAAAGCTACAGCATCATTTGTAGGGCCAAAGGAAGGTAAGGGCCCTTTAAAAAACGACTTTGATTATATTATTCCAGATGAGTTATGGGGAGAGGACAGTTGGGAGAAAGCTGAAAGTAAGCTTGTAAGGGAAGCTTTTGCAAAAGTTCTCCAGAAGGCAAAGCTCCCAAATGATCAAATAGATTATGTTCTGGCAGGGGATCTTCTAAACCAGTGTATAGCAGCAAACTACGGACTAAGAGAAACTGAAGTTCCATTTTTTGGTTTATACGGTGCGTGCTCAACCATGGCTGAATCAATGAGCATTGGAAGTCTATTGGTTGAGGGAGGCTTTGCGGAAAACATAGTATGTATGACCTCCAGCCATTTCTGTTCAGCAGAAAAGCAGTTTAGGTTTCCTCTTGAATTGGGAAGTCAGAGAACCCCCACTGCACAGTGGACTGTAACAGGTTCCGGTGCGGTAGTACTGTCTTCTAGTGGTGCCGGCCCGTATATTAAGCATATTACAACAGGAAAAATTATAGATTTAGGAATAACAGATGCAAATAATATGGGTGCGGCTATGGCTCCGGCAGCAGCGGATACCATATTCGCTCACTTTAAGGATACAGGGTTGCAGCCTGATTATTATGATCTTATTGTAACCGGTGATTTGGGTAAGGTTGGAAAACAAATTTGTCAGGAAATGCTGAAGTCAAACGGGTTGGATATAGAATCCAGATTTAATGACTGCGGAGTAATGATATTTGATGCAGAAACGCAGGATACTCATTCGGGAGGAAGCGGATGTGCATGTTCGGCAACGGTTCTTGCAGGACATATATATAAACAGCTAACTCAGGGGAACTTAAAGAGAGTATTATTTATTGCTACAGGGGCATTAATGAGTCCTATAAGTTCTCAGCAAAAGGAATCCATACCGGGTATAGCACATGCTGTGGCTATCCACAGAACATTAAACTAA